Genomic window (Croceicoccus sp. Ery15):
AGGATCAAGGACGAAGAGATCGAGTGGGTCGATCTGCGCTTCACCGACCCAAAGGGCAAGTGGCAGCACCTGCAGATGCTGGCCGCCCCGCTGGGCGAGGACGAGCTTGAGCAGGGCCTGATGTTCGACGGTTCGTCGATCGAAGGCTGGAAGGCCATCAACGAATCGGACATGATCCTCAAGCCCGATCTGGATGCCGCCTATATCGATCCGTTCTCGGCGACGCCGATGATGGTGCTGTTCTGCGACATCGTCGAACCGTCGACCGGCGAGCTTTACGCCCGCGACCCGCGTTCGACCGCCAAGCGCGCCGAAGCTTTTCTCAAGACCACCGGTCTTGGCGACACGGTCTATGTCGGCCCCGAACCAGAATTCTTCATGTTCGACGATGTGAAGTTCTATGACGGCTATGACGGTTCGGGCTATAAGATCGACGATATCGAACTGCCGACCAATACCGGCAAGGATTACGAAGCCGGCAACCTCGGCCACCGTCCGCGCGCCAAGGGCGGTTACTTCCCCGTGCCGCCGGTCGACAGCTGCATGGACATCCGCGCCGAAATGGTCTCGACCATGGTGGAAATGGGCCTGCCCATGGACAAGCACCACCACGAAGTGGCCTCGGCACAGCACGAGCTGGGCATCACTTTCGGCACGCTGACCACCACGGCCGACCGCGTGCAGATCTATAAGTATGTCGTGCAGATGGTTGCGCAGGCCTATGGCAAGACCGCGACCTTCATGCCTAAGCCGATCAAGGAAGATAACGGCAGCGGCATGCACACCCACATGTCGATCTGGGACGGCGGCAAGCCGACCTTCGCGGGCAATGGCTATGCCGGCCTGTCGGACAACTGCCTGTATTTCATCGGCGGCGTGATCAAGCATGCCAAGGCGCTGAATGCCTTCACCAACCCGACCACCAACAGCTACAAGCGTCTGGTGCCGGGCTTCGAAGCACCTGTGCTGCTCGCCTATTCGGCGCGCAACCGTTCGGCTTCGTGCCGTATTCCCTATGGTGCGGGCGAAAAAGCAAAGCGTGTCGAGTTCCGCTTCCCCGACCCGCTGGCGAACCCCTATCTGTCGTTCGCGGCCCTGCTGATGGCCGGTATCGACGGGATCAAGAACAAGATCCACCCGGGCGACGCCATGGACAAGAACCTCTATGACCTGCCCCCGGCAGAGCTGGCCGAGGTTCCGACCGTGTGCGGTTCGCTGCGCGAAGCACTGACCTCGCTGGAAGCCGACCATGAATTCCTGCTGGAAGGCGGCGTGTTCACCAAGGACCAGATCGACGCCTATGCCGAGCTGAAGTGGGAAGACGTGCTGCGCTTCGAGACCACGCCGAGCCCGGTCGAATACGACATGTATTACAGCTCGTAATCACGGGACCGATGGCCGGTGCGAACCGGCCAAAGGGGCGCGGAAGGCTTTGGCTTTCCGCGCCCCTTTTCGTTGCGCACAAAGCTATGACTTGCCCTGTCCCGTCCTGCGACAGGGCGGGCGCGAGGGCCGACCGGCCGAGACAAGATGCGACGACCAGTGGAACGCCTTTTGCGGCAGGGCGTTCGTGCGGAAAGGAGTGTAAAGGTCCGATATCGATGCCCCATTTCCCAAAGCCAGTATCCCCCGCCCTCCCGATAGCAGCACGAGCAATGGTCGCCGGCATCGCTGCCATGGCCCTCTGCGCGGGCAGCGCGCTGGCTCAGCCGAACGGCAACGGAAAGGGACAGGGTAACGGGAATGGCGGGGGGCACGGCCAGTCGGCCGCACAATCCAAAGGCGGAGGCAATGGCAACGGACCGAAAGCGGATCGCGGCAATGGCAATAATAGCAAAGCTGTCCAGCCTGCGAAGGGCAATGGCAATGGAAACAAGCCCGCGCAGGCCAAGTACGATGCCCGCGACCTGCAGCGCCAGCCCGCCAAGGCGCACGCCAATGCCGCCAAACCGCGTAACAACGGGAATGGCAACGGTAATGCAAAGTTCTACAAAGACGCGCGTAGCAATGGACGGGGCAATGGGCAGGGCAATGGACAAGGCGACACCACCCTGCGCGATATTCAGCGCGCCACCGCAATTTACGCCGGAAACGACCGGCTTATCCGCGAGCGGGGCCTGCTGAACGGCTGTCCGCCGGGTCTTGCCAAAAAGCACAATGGTTGCACCCCGCCCGGCCTCGACCGGCGGGATTACCGCTACGACCGAGCCGGATGGTGGGGCTTGCCGGGGCTAAACGACGGGCAATACCGTTATTACGGAGGCAATCTGGTGCGCCTGTCCGATGCGGGGTCGATCCTTGGCTATTACCCGCTGTTGGGCGGCGCGCTGTCGGTCGGCAATGTCTGGCCCAGCTGGTACGATGCGCAGCCGCTGCCCCGCTATACGCAGGATTATTACAGCCTCGGCCCCAGCTATCGCTATGCCGACAATGTCGTCTATCGCACCGATCCCGACACGTCCGCCATCACTTCCATCGCGGCCCTGCTAACAGGGAGCGATTTCCAGATCGGGCAGCCGATGCCTTCGGGCTATGACATCTATAATGTCCCCTATGGCTATCGCGACCGGTATCGCGACGGGCCCGACGCGCGCTATCGCTATAGCGACGGCTATATCTACGAAGTCGATCCGACGACCCAGCTGATCACGGCAGCGATCGAACTGCTGGCTTAGGGAGAGAGACATGACGAAGACGCTGGCACTGACTTGCGCATTGGCCATCGGTCTGGGCAGCACGCTGACTGCCTGTTCGAACGATGGCGGCGATGCGCGCGAACCCTCGGTCGGGAACGAAACGCTGGCCGCCGCGCTGGCCGATGGCGATTCCGTGCGCGAGATGAGCGACGCGCTTAAAGATACCGGTCTAGCACAAGTGTTCGACGGCAGTGCGGCCTATACCGTTCTGGCCCCCAGTAACGAGGCTTTGTCTGCGCTGGAGGATCAGAACGATCTGTCCACCGACGAAGGACGCGCGGTGCTGGCCGCCGTATTGCGCGAACATGTGTTGCCCGGCGCGCTGACACCTGACGACATCGAAAATGCGATCGCCGTCCAGAAGGGCTCGGTATGGATCCGCACCATGGGCGAAGGCACGATGCGTTTTGCGATGGACGGCAGCATGCTGACCGTCACCGACGAGAGCGGCAAGACTGCTCAGGTAAGCGGAGATGCGATCCTTGCCAGCAATGGCGTGGTCATCCCCATCGACGGCGTATTGAAACAGCCCTGATATTACCTCCGGCGTTTTAATGCCCGGCGATCAGTAATCCTTGCTGATCTCTGCCGATACGGCGTTATAGCCCAGCGACGACACCGTTCCCAACAGCGACAGCCAGCTTGTCACGCGGAATTCCAGC
Coding sequences:
- the glnA gene encoding type I glutamate--ammonia ligase, which encodes MASAKDILKRIKDEEIEWVDLRFTDPKGKWQHLQMLAAPLGEDELEQGLMFDGSSIEGWKAINESDMILKPDLDAAYIDPFSATPMMVLFCDIVEPSTGELYARDPRSTAKRAEAFLKTTGLGDTVYVGPEPEFFMFDDVKFYDGYDGSGYKIDDIELPTNTGKDYEAGNLGHRPRAKGGYFPVPPVDSCMDIRAEMVSTMVEMGLPMDKHHHEVASAQHELGITFGTLTTTADRVQIYKYVVQMVAQAYGKTATFMPKPIKEDNGSGMHTHMSIWDGGKPTFAGNGYAGLSDNCLYFIGGVIKHAKALNAFTNPTTNSYKRLVPGFEAPVLLAYSARNRSASCRIPYGAGEKAKRVEFRFPDPLANPYLSFAALLMAGIDGIKNKIHPGDAMDKNLYDLPPAELAEVPTVCGSLREALTSLEADHEFLLEGGVFTKDQIDAYAELKWEDVLRFETTPSPVEYDMYYSS
- a CDS encoding fasciclin domain-containing protein; translation: MTKTLALTCALAIGLGSTLTACSNDGGDAREPSVGNETLAAALADGDSVREMSDALKDTGLAQVFDGSAAYTVLAPSNEALSALEDQNDLSTDEGRAVLAAVLREHVLPGALTPDDIENAIAVQKGSVWIRTMGEGTMRFAMDGSMLTVTDESGKTAQVSGDAILASNGVVIPIDGVLKQP